The Klebsiella sp. RHBSTW-00484 genome includes a window with the following:
- a CDS encoding 6-phospho-beta-glucosidase → MSGFKEGFLWGGAVAAHQLEGGWKEGGKGASVADVMTAGAHGVPREITDGVQPGKNYPNHEAIDFYHRYKDDIQLFAEMGFKCFRTSIAWTRIFPLGDELEPNEAGLQFYDDLFDECLKHGIEPVITLSHFEMPYHLVTEYGGWRNRKLIDFFVRFAQVVFTRYQHKVKYWMTFNEINNQANFHEDFAPFTNSGLKYLPGEDREPVMYQAAHYELVASALAVKVAREINPTLQIGCMIAMCPIYPLSCAPNDMMMAMNAMHRRYWFTDVHVRGKYPQHLLNYFERRGFALDITEEDRAALTQGCVDYIGFSYYMSFATKATEDNPQLDYDETTSLVSNPYVQKSDWGWQIDPVGLRYSLNWFWDHYQLPLFIVENGFGAIDVREADGSVNDQYRIDYLSAHIAEMKKAVVEDGVDLMGYTPWGCIDLVSAGTGEMKKRYGFIYVDKDNEGNGTLERSRKKSFAWYQQVIGSNGEKL, encoded by the coding sequence ATGTCTGGATTCAAAGAAGGTTTTCTGTGGGGCGGTGCGGTCGCAGCGCATCAGTTGGAAGGCGGCTGGAAAGAGGGCGGTAAAGGCGCCAGCGTCGCCGATGTGATGACCGCAGGCGCGCACGGCGTGCCGCGTGAAATCACTGATGGCGTGCAGCCGGGGAAAAACTACCCTAACCATGAGGCGATTGATTTTTACCATCGCTATAAAGATGACATTCAGCTGTTTGCCGAAATGGGCTTTAAATGCTTCCGTACCTCAATTGCCTGGACGCGTATCTTCCCGCTGGGCGATGAGCTGGAACCGAACGAAGCCGGACTGCAGTTTTACGACGATCTCTTTGATGAGTGCCTAAAGCACGGCATCGAACCGGTCATTACGCTCTCCCACTTTGAAATGCCGTACCACCTGGTGACGGAATATGGCGGCTGGCGTAACCGTAAGCTGATTGATTTCTTCGTTCGCTTTGCGCAGGTCGTGTTTACCCGCTATCAGCATAAAGTGAAGTACTGGATGACCTTTAACGAGATCAACAACCAGGCGAACTTCCACGAAGATTTTGCGCCATTTACTAACTCCGGACTGAAGTATCTGCCCGGCGAAGACCGCGAGCCGGTCATGTATCAGGCGGCGCACTATGAGCTGGTAGCCAGCGCGCTGGCGGTTAAAGTGGCTCGCGAAATTAACCCGACATTGCAGATTGGCTGCATGATCGCCATGTGCCCGATTTACCCGCTGAGCTGTGCGCCCAACGATATGATGATGGCGATGAACGCCATGCATCGTCGCTACTGGTTCACCGATGTTCACGTGCGCGGCAAGTATCCTCAGCACCTGCTGAACTACTTCGAGCGTCGCGGTTTTGCGCTGGATATTACCGAAGAAGACCGCGCGGCGCTGACTCAGGGCTGCGTCGACTATATCGGCTTTAGTTACTATATGTCGTTCGCCACCAAAGCGACTGAGGATAATCCGCAGCTGGATTACGATGAAACCACCAGCCTGGTTTCCAATCCGTACGTGCAGAAGTCGGACTGGGGCTGGCAGATTGACCCGGTCGGGCTGCGCTACTCCCTGAACTGGTTCTGGGATCACTACCAGCTGCCGCTGTTTATCGTTGAGAACGGTTTTGGCGCCATCGACGTGCGCGAGGCTGATGGCTCGGTGAATGACCAATATCGTATCGACTACCTCTCTGCGCATATTGCCGAGATGAAAAAAGCAGTTGTTGAAGACGGCGTTGACCTGATGGGTTACACCCCGTGGGGCTGTATCGATCTGGTCTCGGCGGGCACTGGCGAGATGAAAAAACGCTACGGCTTTATCTATGTTGATAAAGACAATGAAGGCAACGGTACGCTTGAGCGTAGCCGCAAGAAATCTTTTGCCTGGTATCAGCAAGTTATCGGCAGCAACGGCGAAAAGCTGTAA
- the upp gene encoding uracil phosphoribosyltransferase: protein MKIVEVKHPLVKHKLGLMREHDISTKRFRELASEVGSLLTYEATADLATEKVTIEGWNGPVEVEQIKGKKITVVPILRAGLGMMEGVLEHVPSARISVVGIYRDEETLEPVPYFQKLVSNIDERMALVVDPMLATGGSMIATIDLLKKAGCTSIKVLVLVAAPEGIAALEKAHPDVEMYTASIDQGLNEHGYIIPGLGDAGDKIFGTK from the coding sequence ATGAAGATCGTGGAAGTGAAACACCCACTCGTCAAACACAAGCTGGGCCTGATGCGCGAGCATGACATCAGCACCAAACGCTTCCGTGAACTCGCCTCAGAAGTGGGCAGCTTACTGACTTATGAAGCCACTGCCGATCTGGCGACCGAGAAAGTCACCATTGAAGGCTGGAACGGTCCGGTAGAAGTCGAGCAAATCAAAGGTAAGAAAATTACCGTTGTGCCGATCCTGCGCGCAGGTCTGGGAATGATGGAAGGCGTGCTTGAGCATGTGCCGAGCGCGCGTATCAGCGTCGTGGGCATCTATCGTGACGAAGAAACCCTTGAGCCGGTTCCTTACTTCCAGAAGCTGGTGTCCAATATTGACGAACGTATGGCGCTGGTAGTTGACCCGATGCTGGCAACCGGCGGTTCAATGATCGCCACTATCGACCTGCTGAAAAAAGCGGGCTGCACCAGTATTAAGGTGCTGGTTCTGGTGGCCGCGCCGGAAGGTATCGCCGCGCTGGAGAAAGCGCATCCGGATGTGGAAATGTACACCGCATCAATTGACCAGGGCCTTAACGAGCACGGATACATTATTCCGGGGCTCGGCGATGCCGGCGATAAGATTTTTGGTACGAAATAA